ACCAAAACGAAggaaatttatatttgtattaaagGGAAAGGTCATAATCCTTTTGTTAAAGACCTGGAATTTGATAACGAACGTAGCAAAGATATCAAGTGCAATGATGATAATTTTGAGAAGATCGATACTGATTTTAACAGAAAAGGAGATGACAAGCATGTTGATTCTGGAAACAAGGAAGGCGCCAAAGTACCTATAATCGATATTGATTTCACGCCGAATCATGTGAAATTAACATCAGGAATTTGTAAGGAAATAGAACATAGAGAAGTCAACGTTCATCCAGAGGAATTCGAAGGAGATGAGGTTATGGAAGAAGCTAAGGACAAGGAACAACCACGTGACAGGGAACAAGCACAAGACAAGGAACAAGCAGAGGAAATGGATGACCCCGATGTCAAGGAAGGCGATGCGAGTGGGGAGGAAGGAAAGCGCAAAGAGGAGAACACAATCTGGGACATGGTCCAAAAGCACCACAAGTCGACTCACGCGTCAGCACCTGTTGCGGTGAAGAACACTAACAGCATCAACAGCGAGGCGGCAGACGAGAAGGACGACATGAGTCTGCTGATCAGAGAGCACTACCACATCAGCGAAAACGTGCCCTCGAGTCAGACGCTGCCGTTCCCGAACGCGTACAAGAACCCGAAGAGCATCAAGTGGTCGTACACGGAGACGAAGAGGTTCTATAACGCGATCGAGACCTTCGGCACGGACCTGCTGATGGTGCGGGCGTTCATGCCAGAGTTCACCGACCGCCAGGTCTACGACAAGTTCAAGCTCGAGGAACGTAAGAACCCGCAGCTGATGCAGAACGCTCTGCAGACGCACAAGAGCATCTCGCTGAAGCAGTACGAGCAGAAGCACGGCAAGATCGACGCGAAGACGCACTACAACCCGAACACAGACCCGCTGCTGCAGGGTGAGGCGGCGACGACGAAGTCGGGCCTGCAGCTGAACCCGGACGCCGCAGAGCATTTTGACACGGAGGCGCATCCCAAGGTCGACGACAAGATAATAAACCTGTTCATGTAAACATGGCCTCTGATTAATGGCACACGGGTCTCCTTGTAAATATACACCGGAGCACTCGACTGACCACTTATTCTTCTTGCTATTTCAAATGAATAAGATAACGAGAAATTAGAGACCGTTTCTTACAGAAACGAGTGTGGAAGCATAATAGTACTGTTGATATCAAGCTTTTATCAGTTAACGGAAAAGatacatatgtattaaaaaacattttCGACTAACCTCTATCCTAAGATTTTGATTGTTTCCGCACCTAAGTGTAACAACAGTAGTTGTTACACGACGGTTAAAAGGTAATACCTGTTAATCCGTTTATCCTAGCCCGAGATTTAAAAAGACTGTTACACTGACTTGATGGATCATGCACTTTGTAAATCtatgataataattttataatacacatttatgcTCCTAGgactatttattatataaaaatagcTAATACGTAGGCAAATTggtataaatttaatttgtatgtttatgtgCTACGGGGTTAGCATGCGTCGGTTGATGGGCGAGTGAAGGTGAACCACCGACGCATGGCGGTTAATAAACACCTGTAATCAAGCATTGGTTGATAAGGacgtgtaaattaattatcaaCGGTTCCGGTGAATTAACATTAGTTGATAAGGACGTGTAAGTTGACTATCAACGCATTACGGTGAATTAACGTGTGTAAGATGACAGGGCGCGCGTTGGGTTCGCCGACTGGCCGACGTGTGCGCCTAGAGCTGAATGTTCAGGTGCGCGGTGATTTTTGACACGTTCTCCAGGTAGTCCACGTGGGACGTGAAGAGGCTCGTGGCGTTGTAGTTCTCCACGCGCTCGTGGAGCACGGGCGCGAGCCCGGCAACCCTGAAGTTCGAAGTGTAGCGGTAGAGGAAGGCGAGCACCCAGTCGTTCTCGTTGTACACGTTCACGAGGCGGCCGGCGACGACCGAGGAGCACTTCGACCACTCGGCGTGGCCCGCAGTGCTCGGGAGGCCCATGAGCACGACGTCCTTGACGGTGTTGATCCGGTTGCGCTCGAAGAGCGCGAGCAGGCAGTAGAAGATCGCGCGCGCGCCCATCGAGTAGCCCACGAGCGAGATGTGGCGGTCGCCGGTGAGCATCTTGTCGCAGATCGCGTTCGCCAGCAGCGCGCCGCACGTCTCCGCCCTGTTCCTGCAGACGAGCCAGCAGTTGTCGAGGTTGCTGCAGAGCTGCACGAGGCCCACGGGCCAGTTGATCGTCCGCGCGTCCTTCAGGGGCCACCTGGGGCCCGGGCCCCCCCTGGGCGACGGCTCGCAGCCGCTCGGCGAGCCGTCGCCCGCGGAGCCCGAGTAGTAGTTGCCGCTGCTGCCCTCCTCGTTCCTGTACTTGTTGCCGCCGCTGCTGTCGCGCACGTCGGGCGCGAGCGggtcctcctcgtcgagCTCGTTCGCCGCGCCGTCCGGCTGCGTGGTGTAGACGGTGTTGTTGTAGGTGCGGTAGAGCTCGCGGCACTTGTCGTAGATCGAGAGCGCcctcagcttcagcagcatcCTGTGCAGGGACGccagcagcttcgactCCCacttcagcaggtacaggtCGTTGATCGGCACTGGGAACTGCTGCTTCCAGATATCGATGTACTCAGAGTCGAAGTGCCGGTTCGTCTCACTCGAGCGCATGTCCACGGAGTTGTtttcgaagaagaagatctCGTTCAGGAAGATGTTGTTGCCCACGCAGATGCAGATTCCGATGTAGTTGTTCTGGTCGTCCTTGTCCCGCGGCGAGTCCAGCCTCGGACTGTCCTTGAGCAGGAACCTGCTCGAGTCGTGTTCTCTTGCGCTTTCGCGCATTCCGCTCGGGTTGAGCTGTATGAACTGCAGGTTCGTCATCAGGTCTCGCTTCGCCTTGAACTGCGTCAGCGAGACGTTGAGGCCGAACATGTTCCTCAGTATGTTCGTGCCCTCGCTCGAGCTCAGGTACGTGGAGACGCCCGTGCCCGAGAGTCCCAGGAAGACCACGCCGACTGCGAGCACTGGCGAGGCCACTCCTGCCGTCAGCGCCAGCAGCGCCGTGCCTCCCACTGTTGCGCTCAGTATCTTGAGCCTCTTGgtcatcttcttcgtcgtcgTCTTAGCTGCGTTCATGTCCATGATTCCCACGAGGTCCGAGACCATGTTGTTCTCTATGCTCAGCAGGCTTCCGCAGGTCACTCCCAGCAGGTTGCTGAAGAGTCCGAATATCGCCTGTCCTCTCGAGTCGTTGTAGCCGTTGATTATGTACTTCAACACCAGGTTGCGCACCAGCACTGCCACTATGTCCGGCGACTTTTCAATCAGCGTCAGGTCGTTCAAATAGTCTACGCGTTAGTTAGTTTAATTTGTGACATAGCATAGTTACACACACTACACAGCTACGGAGTAACAAGGCTACACACACTACATAGCTACAAACAATAcactatatacacacaagCTAAATGCACCTAGGACACTTACCTTGATGTGGATATGCACTCGATCCCGTGTTTATCGACTGTGATGGCGTCGTTCTGCTCGTCCTTTCCGAGTTGATTGAAAAGactctatttattttcttagAAATGTTACTGCCTATCTTCGACAGCAAACTCTTATTCTTCTTCGGCGGCAGGTTCAAATTCGACATGTCGTACAACAAGTTGTCATAGTCATCTAAATTTTCATTAGTTTAAGATGCGTGCGATACCAGAATATCTAAGGTTATGATATATAGATTCAATAATCACAAATATCTTTAATATTTACCGACTTTAACACTCGTTAGTTGACGTAACTTACCGTTCAGTGGCATCGACGTCCTGTGCACCATTGATTTTTCCATCTTTCTCAACaattcctcctcctccacttCTCTGGTTTCATCTTCGTATCCCATGTTCGTGTGCTCGGTTCCTGTATCGGACACTGACACTAGTCTATTTATTCCCGATGTATCCACGTTCTCCAGGTCTGTTAGTACTGGACTCGTCACATGCTCCTCTGCGTTAAATATATCCAGTGAGGAGTCGTTTGATAAGAAGTTACTCAGCATGTTCGTTAAATCCACTTTAGGCTTATCATTTGTGCTCTCGCAGTGCTCCTCCGGCTCTCTATATTCGTCGTTGTACTCAATTTGCACTGCAGGCACTGAGGCTTCGTGCCCCTCATTATAACCATGTTCACCAGCTCCTACCGCTGCATCACTAGCAGCCAGTCCAACCGATGCGTCGTTTTCAATCGAAAAAAAGGATGATACTGGGTCATCGTACTCAACTTCGGCACGGGGAACTGTTTCTGATGACCCATCTAGCTTATATTCTTGCTGATAATCTTCTTTACTGTACTCTCTAGAATAATCCTGGTAGTCGTAGTCTTCGTTATATTCTGATGGCCTATAAAGCCCACTTTCTTCATTGTCTTCAGTCACCTTAGCACCATCCTCATCTTTCTTACTAGCCGACCCACCAAACACATCGAATAATTCTCCTGGATCTGCCTCAACTCCCTCACTAAAGTTCTTATCTGTAACATGCTCAATCCCTTTGTAACTAGGCTCTGTCAACTCTTCTAGTGTATCTGCGTACTTCGGAGACCCACTTTGTTGGTTCGTGCTCGACTCAGCCTTATAGCTCGGCTCTGTGAACTCGTCGAACCTGTTGGCATATTTAGTGCCAGGTTCAGTTAACTCGTCAAACTGCTCTCCCAGTTTTTGAAACTGGTCCTTGGGCTTAATCATACTACTCACACTGCCTTTGTACTTTCCGCTATCATACTTATACTTTCCTTCCTTGTTGTACGTTTCTATAAAATTCCTCTTAAAgtactcctcgtcgtcgtccacTTCCCCCTCGTCATCTTCATCGTCCAGCAGCAAATCAAAGTCCTTTTCACCGTACTGTTTATATTCACTCGTTTCGTTCTGACGGTCGTACTCACCAGCCTCATGACCGTGGTACTGATCTGATCCTTCCCTGTACCCTGCTGTCTTATCGAATGATCCTTTCGTCTTCTCCGAGTATGGGCTCGTCTTATCAGACCCTTTTATTCCTTCAATGTCATCtgcttcattttcattctCTCCGTCACTGAACGTTCCCAGCGTTTGCTTAAAGAATTCATTTATCTTCTCTTGCATTGGCGCCAACTGCTCCTTAATGTAGTCAATGTGTATCTGCTTTTCCAGCCTCAAATCGTCAAAGTTCATTCCCAGCTGTTTCAACTCCAAATTCTCTGACACCGGCTTTATTATCGAAGTTATATCCAGCTCGTTCAGTCCCAGGAAGTTCCCTATTCTCTTCAGGAACGTACTTCCCCATTTAATAAGCTCCGTTTCTCTCAAGTTTTTGTCTTCCGATATGTACTCGAACACTATTGACACGAACAACGCTAGAATCGACTTACTCAGCTCCGTGCTCATGGTCGACAGGCACTCTATCTCCACTGGGATATACTGTACATTATTTGCGAGTGAATATCCTTCAAAATACTCGAAATATCgtctaaaaataatttgttagggtaaattataaaaattcaaTAACATTTATGAGATTCATCAAACAACGGCTATTTAGCCTATTTTTTTGCAAAATTTTTACCAATTTAAACGgaattatatttaaatacaca
The sequence above is a segment of the Theileria orientalis strain Shintoku DNA, chromosome 3, complete genome genome. Coding sequences within it:
- a CDS encoding uncharacterized protein (protein of unknown function DUF726 family protein); this translates as MYTRLQRQNSFGPRESKSTLVISRIMELKILEGESSIPNASPIVLDSINNSLQLLIDSCDSTGPVICELPKFVKNVTISQCDLSEKELINKRYFEYFEGYSLANNVQYIPVEIECLSTMSTELSKSILALFVSIVFEYISEDKNLRETELIKWGSTFLKRIGNFLGLNELDITSIIKPVSENLELKQLGMNFDDLRLEKQIHIDYIKEQLAPMQEKINEFFKQTLGTFSDGENENEADDIEGIKGSDKTSPYSEKTKGSFDKTAGYREGSDQYHGHEAGEYDRQNETSEYKQYGEKDFDLLLDDEDDEGEVDDDEEYFKRNFIETYNKEGKYKYDSGKYKGSVSSMIKPKDQFQKLGEQFDELTEPGTKYANRFDEFTEPSYKAESSTNQQSGSPKYADTLEELTEPSYKGIEHVTDKNFSEGVEADPGELFDVFGGSASKKDEDGAKVTEDNEESGLYRPSEYNEDYDYQDYSREYSKEDYQQEYKLDGSSETVPRAEVEYDDPVSSFFSIENDASVGLAASDAAVGAGEHGYNEGHEASVPAVQIEYNDEYREPEEHCESTNDKPKVDLTNMLSNFLSNDSSLDIFNAEEHVTSPVLTDLENVDTSGINRLVSVSDTGTEHTNMGYEDETREVEEEELLRKMEKSMVHRTSMPLNDDYDNLLYDMSNLNLPPKKNKSLLSKIGSNISKKINRVFSINSERTSRTTPSQSINTGSSAYPHQDYLNDLTLIEKSPDIVAVLVRNLVLKYIINGYNDSRGQAIFGLFSNLLGVTCGSLLSIENNMVSDLVGIMDMNAAKTTTKKMTKRLKILSATVGGTALLALTAGVASPVLAVGVVFLGLSGTGVSTYLSSSEGTNILRNMFGLNVSLTQFKAKRDLMTNLQFIQLNPSGMRESAREHDSSRFLLKDSPRLDSPRDKDDQNNYIGICICVGNNIFLNEIFFFENNSVDMRSSETNRHFDSEYIDIWKQQFPVPINDLYLLKWESKLLASLHRMLLKLRALSIYDKCRELYRTYNNTVYTTQPDGAANELDEEDPLAPDVRDSSGGNKYRNEEGSSGNYYSGSAGDGSPSGCEPSPRGGPGPRWPLKDARTINWPVGLVQLCSNLDNCWLVCRNRAETCGALLANAICDKMLTGDRHISLVGYSMGARAIFYCLLALFERNRINTVKDVVLMGLPSTAGHAEWSKCSSVVAGRLVNVYNENDWVLAFLYRYTSNFRVAGLAPVLHERVENYNATSLFTSHVDYLENVSKITAHLNIQL